The genomic DNA GCCGAGCAGGCGGGCCTCGCTGCGCTGGTGGGCGCGGCTCCCGGAGATTGCGCGTTCTTCGCGGCCGGTTCCGCGAAGGACAGTCGCGCACTCCTCGGTGCAGCACGCGTCGAGATCGGTCGTCGCCTCGACCTGCTCGACCCCGACGTCTTCGCATTCACGTGGGTCGTCGACGCGCCGATGTTCGAGTCCGCAGCGGACGCCGTGGCATCGGGCGATGTCGCCGTCGGCGCAGGCGCCTGGACCGCCGTGCATCACGCCTTCACCGGCCCGAAGCCGGAGTTCGCCGACACCTTCGACACCGACCCCGGCTCGGCTCTCGCCTACGCGTACGACATCGTGTGCAACGGTTCCGAGCTCGGAGGCGGCTCGATCCGCATCCACCGCGAAGACGTGCAGAAGCGTGTCTTCCAGGTGATGGGCATCAGCGAGGAGCAGGCCGACGAGCAGTTCGGCTTCCTGCTCGACGCGTTCAAGTTCGGCGCCCCGCCGCACGGCGGCATCGCGCTCGGCATGGACCGCGTCATGCAGCACCTCACGAAGACCGACTCGATCCGCGACGTCATCGCCTTCCCGAAGTCCGGCAACGGTTTCGACCCGCTCACCGCGGCGCCGGCGCCGATCACGCCGGAGCAGCGCGCCGAGGCCGGCGTCGACTTCGAGCCGGAGGACGACGAGGCCTGAGCCTGAGCCGAAGAGACCCCGTGCTGCTGTCAGCGGCACGGGGTCTTTTCGCGCCGGCCGGGCGTACGCCAACCTCGGCCAAGCGCGCTTCCCTCGGCCAGATTCGCGGATTGTGGCCGAGGGAAGCGTACAAAGCCGAGCGAGGCGTACGCGGGATGCGGGACGGATGGCGGGTCGCTGGGCGGATGCCGCAGCATCCGACTACGCGAGAGCGAGCGCCGGCGCGATGTTCTCGTTCCAGACATCCACGCCGAGCTTGCCGATGAGCGCGACGACCACGACGAGGAACACGACACGGATGAAGGTGGCACCGCGCGAGATCGCCATGCGGGAGCCCAGGTAGCTGCCGGCTACGTTGGCCACCGCGAGGATGCCGCCGAGCAGCCAGAGCACCGCTCCGTGCGGGACGAACAGCATCAGCGCCCCCGCGTTGGTGGCGAAGTTCACGATCTTGGCCTTGGCGCTCGCCTGCAGGAAGTCGTAGCCCAGCAACCCGACCAGCGTGATCACGAGGAAGGTGCCGGTGCCAGGCCCGATCATGCCGTCGTAGAAGCCGATGGCGAGTCCGGCGGCCCCGGCCATGATGTGATGCTTGTGTCCACGGAAGCGCAGCTGCGTCGCTGCACCCAGTTGCGGCTTGAACGCCGTGAAGAGTGCCACCGCCAGCAGGGCGATCACGATGATCGGCTTGAACGCCGCAGAAGGCAGCACCGTCGCGACGGCGGCACCGCCGAAGGACCCGGCGAGCGCGATCGCCGCCATCGGCAGGGCTGTGCGGATATCGGGCTTCGCTCGCCTGTAATAGGTGACACTGCTCGTCGCCGTACCGAAGACCGAAGCGAGCTTGTTCGTCGCGAGCGCCTGGAGCGGCGAGATGCCGGGGATCAGCAGCAGCGCCGGCAGCTGCAGCAGGCCGCCACCACCCACCACGGCGTCGATCCATCCGGCCGCGAACGCCGCCACGATGACGAGGACCAGCATGCCCCAGGTGAGCTGCTCGAGCCCGAGTACTGCGCCGATGTCCATCCCGCCAGAATGCCAGACTGGCATCATGCTCGACGCACTCCCCCTCCCGCATCCCTTCGATTCCCGTGTCGGACGCGCCGCTCTGCGTCGCGCCACGGCGGAGGATGCGGATGCGGTGATCCAGTTGCTGTCCGACGACGCGATCAGTGCCGCCCGTGGTGACCTGGCCTCCGAGGCGGACCGCCCGGCCTATGTCGCAGCCCTGCTCGGGATCCTCGCTGATCCCTCGAACGACCTTCTCGTCGTCGAACTCGACGGATCGGTCGTCGGCACGCTGCAGCTCACATCGATCCCCGGCATGTCCCGTCGAGGGGCACGTCGGCTGCTGGTCGAAGCGGTACGGGTGCACAGCGACCTGCGCTCCTCCGGCATCGGATCGGCGGTGATGCGATGGGTGTCCGACACCGCAGCGCCGGCGGTCGATGCGTCGATCGTGCAGCTCACGTCGGATGCCGCGCGCACCGATGCGCACCGCTTCTACGAGCGGCTGGGCTACGTGGGATCGCATCGGGGCTTCAAGTACAACGTGCCGCGCGGCTGATCCCGACTCGAAGCGCGCACGCCCCGCATCCGTTCCGCCACCACCCGGACATCTCCCATTCACCCGGCCCGCCTGTCCGAGTAACCCCCGCCCCATAGCCTCCTCTCGCAACCCGGCTTCACCCGCAGCCGGACACCGAGAGGAACACCCATGGCACGTTTCCCCCACCGCGCGCGCGTCGTCGCCGGCATCGCCCTCGCCGCCACCGCGGCGCTCGCTCTGACGTCGTGCGCCGGCGCATCGACGGCACCGGCCGAAGGCGATACCGCCGCTGACGCGGCTGCTGCGACGTCCGTCGCCGACTTCGGCACATTCGCCGACCTCGAAGCCGCTGCCAAGGCCGAGGGCCAGCTCAACGTCATCGCCCTCCCCCGCGACTGGGCGAACTACGGCGAGGTTCTCGACCTGTTCGCCGAGAAGTACCCGGAGATCACGATCAACGAGGCCTCCCCCGATGTGTCCAGCGCCGAAGAGATCCAGGCCGCGAAGACCAACGAGGGCCTCGACACGGCCCCCGATGTGTTCGACCTCGGACTCGCCGTCGCGCTGCAGAACACCGACGTGTTCGCACCGTACAAGGTGCAGACGTGGGACGAGATCCCCGACGCGCTGAAGGAGTCGACCGGCCTCTTCGTCGGCGACTACGGCGGATACATGTCGATCGGCTACGACTCGTCGAAGTACAAGGCTCCGGCCGAACTCACCGACCTCCTCGACCCCGCGTACAAGGGTTCGGTCGCGATCAACGGCGACCCGACCCAGGCCGGCGCCGCGTTCGCCGCGGTCGGCCTCGCCACGGTGCAGTCGGATGGCACCCTCGACGACTTCCAGCCCGGCATCGACTTCTTCGCTGAGCTGCAGAAGGCCGGCAACATGCTCAAGGTCGACGTCACCACCTCGACCATCGCCAGCGGCGAAACCCCCGTGGTGTTCGACTGGGACTACCTGAACGC from Microbacterium sp. LWO13-1.2 includes the following:
- a CDS encoding TSUP family transporter, with translation MDIGAVLGLEQLTWGMLVLVIVAAFAAGWIDAVVGGGGLLQLPALLLIPGISPLQALATNKLASVFGTATSSVTYYRRAKPDIRTALPMAAIALAGSFGGAAVATVLPSAAFKPIIVIALLAVALFTAFKPQLGAATQLRFRGHKHHIMAGAAGLAIGFYDGMIGPGTGTFLVITLVGLLGYDFLQASAKAKIVNFATNAGALMLFVPHGAVLWLLGGILAVANVAGSYLGSRMAISRGATFIRVVFLVVVVALIGKLGVDVWNENIAPALALA
- a CDS encoding ABC transporter substrate-binding protein; the protein is MARFPHRARVVAGIALAATAALALTSCAGASTAPAEGDTAADAAAATSVADFGTFADLEAAAKAEGQLNVIALPRDWANYGEVLDLFAEKYPEITINEASPDVSSAEEIQAAKTNEGLDTAPDVFDLGLAVALQNTDVFAPYKVQTWDEIPDALKESTGLFVGDYGGYMSIGYDSSKYKAPAELTDLLDPAYKGSVAINGDPTQAGAAFAAVGLATVQSDGTLDDFQPGIDFFAELQKAGNMLKVDVTTSTIASGETPVVFDWDYLNASHVADNKDWKVVVLKGTGYAGYYNQAINKDAPNPAAARLWQEFLYSDEVQNLWLKGGARPARMEAMTEAGTIDADLAAALPEVPAETVVPTEEQSTIAGTLLGEKWAAAVQ
- a CDS encoding GNAT family N-acetyltransferase, whose protein sequence is MLDALPLPHPFDSRVGRAALRRATAEDADAVIQLLSDDAISAARGDLASEADRPAYVAALLGILADPSNDLLVVELDGSVVGTLQLTSIPGMSRRGARRLLVEAVRVHSDLRSSGIGSAVMRWVSDTAAPAVDASIVQLTSDAARTDAHRFYERLGYVGSHRGFKYNVPRG